The Rhodobacter sp. CZR27 genome includes a window with the following:
- a CDS encoding very short patch repair endonuclease — translation MTDIVDSRTRSRMMSGIRGKNTKPELVLRRSLHAAGYRFRLHAKGVPGKPDIVMPKYRAVILVHGCFWHRHEGCRYSTLPSTRPEFWMAKFKANVARDEVVRAALLEAGWRVATVWECALRTGAGVAAARERIEAWLHGTGAELHLGEADHVATAR, via the coding sequence ATGACAGACATCGTCGACAGCCGGACCCGATCCCGCATGATGTCCGGGATCCGCGGAAAGAACACGAAACCTGAACTCGTCCTGCGCCGCTCACTGCACGCGGCGGGGTACCGGTTTCGACTTCATGCAAAGGGGGTGCCTGGAAAGCCGGATATCGTGATGCCGAAGTACCGGGCCGTCATCCTGGTGCATGGCTGCTTCTGGCATCGCCACGAGGGGTGCCGGTATTCGACCCTTCCCTCGACGCGCCCGGAGTTCTGGATGGCAAAGTTCAAGGCAAACGTTGCTCGGGATGAGGTAGTCCGTGCGGCTCTCCTCGAGGCGGGATGGCGGGTGGCCACGGTTTGGGAGTGCGCCCTGCGCACCGGGGCAGGTGTGGCGGCCGCTCGGGAGCGCATCGAGGCATGGCTCCATGGTACAGGCGCCGAGCTTCATCTGGGCGAGGCTGATCACGTGGCCACAGCGCGTTGA